The genomic region TCTTGTCCGATTTGGAAATGTTCTTCTGGGCCTTGCCAGATTTCTTAGCGGCCTTTCCGCTAGTCTTGGGTGGCATGATGTACTATTGAAACgaatagaaaaatacaatattgaAAAACAAGTCACAACACTATACGAACACGACCGCCGTATAGCAAGAGTGagagtgtaataaaaattttttctCGTCGCATTCGGTTTTGGTCGCTTTGCTTGGCGCTCAAGACTGCCGGCTGCGGCGAGCGGTCCCGTTAAATTCGACCAATCCGATGGTAGAGTTCGCAGGGTGGGTGGGGGGAGAGTGAGAGAGCCCCGCATCCCTCCCGGTCCCCTTCACCCCCTCCCTCCCTCCTCCTCTCCGTTCGTTCGCACAAACACTAGCACTAATAgataattcattattatatattaaaaaaaaaaaaaaaaaaaaacgggcgGCGGCAATAATACCATTCAAggaactataataataacctaTACATATAGGTAGGTTGGTTTGTAGATATGtagtaatagtatatatataatcaacgAAACATAGCTATATtaggtataaatataatataataaaatttgcttGGTGATCGtcattgttattaataataaaaaaaaaaaaaaaaaaaaaaaatcaccactAATCGCCTTTACCGTATTGCATAGAGCGGTGTTGTACCTATACTTGTTATGCACTAGGCAGGTACATACATATTAGTATGAAGAGCTTATACTAAGCCTGTGCCGAGACATCCAGTGGgagatgttttgttttatttattatatatagtgtATCAGTaagtgtataatataagtaaggtaGAAAGGTAACCAATAAGTACTACATTGCgatataaaatcatattatggAATAAATTTGTGGCCCTGAAAAGGGCCTTTTAATAGAAGTAAAGCACGATATGTATGTACTTCGTCGTATGATGACAACACGCAGCACACAACAATATTAGGCTTTCTTCTCTGTCTTCTTGGGCAACAGTACCGCCTGTATGTTCGGCAGTACACCACCCTGTGCGATGGTTACGCCGGACAGAAGCTTGTTAAGTTCCTCGTCATTGCGTATGGCCAGCTGAAGATGTCTAGGTATGATCCTAGTCTTCTTGTTGTCACGTGCCGCGTTACCGGCCAACTCCAATACTTCGGCTGCCAGGTACTCCATCACGGCAGCGAGATAGACAGGCGCTCCGGCACCGACGCGTTCGGCGTAGTTACCCTTCCTCAGCAGCCTGTGTATACGTCCGACGGGAAACTGAAGACCGGCGCGATTGGAACGGGACTTAACCTTTCCCTTAACTTTACCGCCTTTACCACGGCCGGACATGATCGATTAAAGATTTAAAGACACGAGAAATAAAAAGAAGCGCGCGCGTGTATCGTGTACACGCGAGCGGACTGAGTTATGAGAGACTTATAAAATTTTCGGATACGATTTCAATCTATTTATACGACTGCACGGTCGGAGGAACGGTGGGGGTCGTGGCGAGCGAGCGGACCGACCGCGATGAGAGAGACCGCCGTACTCGTGCACGTGCGACGTTGCACGATTGAGTCGATGATGCGCGACGTTAGAAACGTNNNNNNNNNNNNNNNNNNNNNNNNNNNNNNNNNNNNNNNNNNNNNNNNNNNNNNNNNNNNNNNNNNNNNNNNNNNNNNNNNNNNNNNNNNNNNNNNNNNNNNNN from Pararge aegeria chromosome 26, ilParAegt1.1, whole genome shotgun sequence harbors:
- the LOC120635196 gene encoding histone H2A, whose product is MSGRGKGGKVKGKVKSRSNRAGLQFPVGRIHRLLRKGNYAERVGAGAPVYLAAVMEYLAAEVLELAGNAARDNKKTRIIPRHLQLAIRNDEELNKLLSGVTIAQGGVLPNIQAVLLPKKTEKKA